A genomic stretch from Malus domestica chromosome 15, GDT2T_hap1 includes:
- the LOC103455805 gene encoding conserved oligomeric Golgi complex subunit 8 isoform X1 codes for MMESENAADDSSAVASLLPLASASQQPYVSELLSFTLDRLHKEPELLRVDAERIQRQMQEVAVANYRAFIAASDALVAIRNEVSSIDKHLESLLEETPKLMNGCTEFVESAEQILEKRKLNQTLLANHSTLLDLLEIPQLMETCVRNGNYDEALDLEAFVSKLSTMHPKLPVIQALTAEVRQTTQSLLSQLLQKLRSNIQLPECLRIIGYLRRIGVFSEYEMRLQFLRCREAWLTGILEDLDQRNAYEYLKGMINCHRMHLFDVVNQYRAIFADDTSGSEENYDGGLLFSWAMHIITSHLKTLKILLPKITEGGSLSNILDQCMYCAMGLGWVGLDFRGLLPSLFEEAVLNLFSKNMSTAVENFEVVLDSHRWVPLPAVGFSSNSHGDENQDDVTPPSYLMEHPPLAVFVNGVSAGMNDLRPCAPISLKHVLAQELIKGLQAVSDSLLRYNTNRMLKEHESGLFLSLCRAFIEVTYPHCATCFGRCYPGGAALIMDAKSLYDGIGRLLTVATPSRGLTKPVGDGDGDGNENENENEKNVTENGDVSAVENGISPVVEETDNTNSDEREQKSPTLQTEEETH; via the exons ATGATGGAGTCCGAAAATGCTGCCGACGACTCCTCCGCGGTGGCCAGCCTCCTCCCGTTGGCCTCCGCCTCCCAGCAACCCTACGTCTCCGAGCTCCTCTCCTTCACCCTCGATCGCCTCCACAAG GAACCGGAGCTTCTCCGGGTCGATGCGGAGCGAATACAGCGGCAAATGCAGGAGGTGGCGGTGGCCAATTACCGAGCTTTCATTGCTGCTTCCGACGCGTTGGTCGCAATTCGAAACGAAGTGTCTTCCATTGACAAACATCTCGAGTCTCTG CTGGAGGAGACGCCGAAGTTGATGAATGGGTGCACTGAGTTTGTTGAATCTGCGGAGCAGATTTTGGAAAAGAGGAAATTGAACCAGACGTTGCTAGCCAATCACAGTACATTGCTCGACTTACTTGAAATCCCTCAGCTTATGGAGAC ATGTGTGAGGAATGGAAATTACGATGAAGCTCTTGACTTAGAAGCATTTGTtagcaaactttcaaccatgcaCCCCAA ATTGCCCGTTATTCAAGCTTTGACTGCAGAAGTCAGGCAGACCActcaatctcttctttctcaacttCTTCAGAAACTTCGTTCAAATATTCAG TTACCTGAATGTCTCCGTATTATTGGATATTTACGTAGAATAGGAGTTTTTAGTGAGTATGAAATGCGTTTACAG TTTTTGAGATGTCGGGAGGCATGGCTTACTGGAATTCTGGAGGATCTGGACCAGAGAAATGCTTATGAGTACCTGAAGGGGATGATAAATTGTCATAGAATGCATCTTTTTGATGTTGTTAACCAATATAGAGCAATATTTGCTGATGATACATCAGGCAGTGAAGAAAATTATGACGGTGGTCTTCTTTTCAGTTGGGCTATGCATATAATTACTTCACACCTTAAGACTCTTAAAATTCTGCTTCCAAAGATAACTGAAGGCGGATCTCTATCAAATATCTTGGATCAATGCATG TATTGTGCTATGGGACTTGGTTGGGTTGGGCTAGATTTCCGGGGCTTGCTGCCATCACTGTTTGAAGA GGCAGTTCTCAACTTGTTCTCAAAAAACATGAGCACAGCAGTTGAGAATTTTGAG GTGGTCTTGGATTCACATCGTTGGGTCCCACTACCAGCAGTTGGCTTTTCATCGAACAGTCATGGTGATGAAAATCAGGATGATGTAACCCCGCCATCTTATCTTATGGAACATCCACCTCTTGCTGTTTTTGTTAATG GCGTGTCTGCAGGGATGAACGACCTCCGCCCCTGTGCCCCAATAAGTTTAAAGCATGTGCTTGCTCAAGAGTTGATCAAGGGATTGCAGGCTGTTTCTGATTCTCTACTGCGGTACAATACAAATCGGATGCTGAAAGAACACGAATCTGGACTTTTCCTCTCACTTTGTCGAGCATTTATTGAG GTTACTTACCCGCACTGTGCCACATGCTTTGGCCGCTGTTACCCTGGTGGAGCTGCTTTAATCATGGATGCAAAGAGTTTGTATGACGGGATTGGCCGCCTACTGACAGTCGCCACTCCATCAAGAGGACTCACGAAACCTGTTGGTGATGGAGACGGAGATGGAAATGAGAATGagaatgaaaatgaaaagaacGTAACTGAGAACGGTGACGTGTCTGCGGTAGAAAATGGGATCTCGCCGGTCGTTGAAGAAACCGATAATACCAACTCTGATGAGAGGGAACAGAAAAGCCCCACTTTGCAAACAGAGGAAGAGACGCACTGA
- the LOC103455805 gene encoding conserved oligomeric Golgi complex subunit 8 isoform X2: protein MMESENAADDSSAVASLLPLASASQQPYVSELLSFTLDRLHKEPELLRVDAERIQRQMQEVAVANYRAFIAASDALVAIRNEVSSIDKHLESLLEETPKLMNGCTEFVESAEQILEKRKLNQTLLANHSTLLDLLEIPQLMETCVRNGNYDEALDLEAFVSKLSTMHPKLPVIQALTAEVRQTTQSLLSQLLQKLRSNIQLPECLRIIGYLRRIGVFSEYEMRLQFLRCREAWLTGILEDLDQRNAYEYLKGMINCHRMHLFDVVNQYRAIFADDTSGSEENYDGGLLFSWAMHIITSHLKTLKILLPKITEGGSLSNILDQCMYCAMGLGWVGLDFRGLLPSLFEEAVLNLFSKNMSTAVENFEVVLDSHRWVPLPAVGFSSNSHGDENQDDVTPPSYLMEHPPLAVFVNGVSAGMNDLRPCAPISLKHVLAQELIKGLQAVSDSLLRYNTNRMLKEHESGLFLSLCRAFIEV from the exons ATGATGGAGTCCGAAAATGCTGCCGACGACTCCTCCGCGGTGGCCAGCCTCCTCCCGTTGGCCTCCGCCTCCCAGCAACCCTACGTCTCCGAGCTCCTCTCCTTCACCCTCGATCGCCTCCACAAG GAACCGGAGCTTCTCCGGGTCGATGCGGAGCGAATACAGCGGCAAATGCAGGAGGTGGCGGTGGCCAATTACCGAGCTTTCATTGCTGCTTCCGACGCGTTGGTCGCAATTCGAAACGAAGTGTCTTCCATTGACAAACATCTCGAGTCTCTG CTGGAGGAGACGCCGAAGTTGATGAATGGGTGCACTGAGTTTGTTGAATCTGCGGAGCAGATTTTGGAAAAGAGGAAATTGAACCAGACGTTGCTAGCCAATCACAGTACATTGCTCGACTTACTTGAAATCCCTCAGCTTATGGAGAC ATGTGTGAGGAATGGAAATTACGATGAAGCTCTTGACTTAGAAGCATTTGTtagcaaactttcaaccatgcaCCCCAA ATTGCCCGTTATTCAAGCTTTGACTGCAGAAGTCAGGCAGACCActcaatctcttctttctcaacttCTTCAGAAACTTCGTTCAAATATTCAG TTACCTGAATGTCTCCGTATTATTGGATATTTACGTAGAATAGGAGTTTTTAGTGAGTATGAAATGCGTTTACAG TTTTTGAGATGTCGGGAGGCATGGCTTACTGGAATTCTGGAGGATCTGGACCAGAGAAATGCTTATGAGTACCTGAAGGGGATGATAAATTGTCATAGAATGCATCTTTTTGATGTTGTTAACCAATATAGAGCAATATTTGCTGATGATACATCAGGCAGTGAAGAAAATTATGACGGTGGTCTTCTTTTCAGTTGGGCTATGCATATAATTACTTCACACCTTAAGACTCTTAAAATTCTGCTTCCAAAGATAACTGAAGGCGGATCTCTATCAAATATCTTGGATCAATGCATG TATTGTGCTATGGGACTTGGTTGGGTTGGGCTAGATTTCCGGGGCTTGCTGCCATCACTGTTTGAAGA GGCAGTTCTCAACTTGTTCTCAAAAAACATGAGCACAGCAGTTGAGAATTTTGAG GTGGTCTTGGATTCACATCGTTGGGTCCCACTACCAGCAGTTGGCTTTTCATCGAACAGTCATGGTGATGAAAATCAGGATGATGTAACCCCGCCATCTTATCTTATGGAACATCCACCTCTTGCTGTTTTTGTTAATG GCGTGTCTGCAGGGATGAACGACCTCCGCCCCTGTGCCCCAATAAGTTTAAAGCATGTGCTTGCTCAAGAGTTGATCAAGGGATTGCAGGCTGTTTCTGATTCTCTACTGCGGTACAATACAAATCGGATGCTGAAAGAACACGAATCTGGACTTTTCCTCTCACTTTGTCGAGCATTTATTGAGGTATAA